One Vibrio sp. CDRSL-10 TSBA genomic region harbors:
- a CDS encoding DEAD/DEAH box helicase: protein MRYSSFALQGATLQDQKAELSEYFVDNALDYDWMPVRGSLLTTGQKWWRFLSGDYRRAKSTYAGMCRNGLAGSASEWIEKIDAVLEYRSTQKRFIDSAQLAIDTIGSHFKNESTDWIAILKPLQWVHQCHSGIKSGSLDASAAQYLDPSTEIGFTTTELDHVKELISKRKGVLYELALLLQLDLTNFTDCCDSLSIDEVESLGKDIQKFYPLTRFNRLGAELDRIGLSEWTQEAFTWGDTPTLFRDCFKYTFYRSLVEHQYGSRDEIRYFDRVEHEKQIEQFSSIDGQLFHFAQESLVKQLYDNLPNPSARGEVETLRREFNKKRRQMPIRRLLNKSGRVIQQIKPVFMMSPMSIATYLEPGVVDFDLVIFDEASQVKVADALGAIMRGKQVVVVGDTKQMPPTSFFGKQLVLDDEDAEESLTADMESILGMFLASGTPEKMLKWHYRSRHESLIAVSNQEFYDNKLMIFPSSGINPHAKGLSFNYLPNTTYDRGGSRSNVGEATEVAEAVIKHAKTTPNQTLGVVAFSTAQRDAILLEIERLRKVNPDLEDFFGEHEEGEDFFVKNLENVQGDERDTIFISIGYGKTNEGRLPMSFGPLNSDGGERRLNVSYLTCSYVYGGI, encoded by the coding sequence ATGCGATACTCGAGTTTCGCTCTTCAAGGTGCAACTCTACAAGATCAAAAGGCAGAGTTATCAGAGTACTTTGTCGATAATGCTTTAGATTACGATTGGATGCCTGTGCGTGGCTCATTGCTGACGACTGGTCAGAAATGGTGGCGATTCTTATCAGGTGATTATCGAAGAGCGAAAAGTACTTATGCTGGAATGTGTAGGAATGGACTCGCTGGCAGTGCAAGTGAATGGATTGAAAAAATTGATGCCGTATTGGAATATCGCTCGACTCAAAAGCGCTTCATCGATTCTGCGCAACTAGCAATAGATACTATCGGTAGTCATTTTAAAAATGAGAGTACTGACTGGATAGCGATCTTAAAACCGCTTCAATGGGTTCACCAGTGCCATTCAGGAATTAAGTCTGGTTCACTTGATGCGAGTGCTGCACAGTATTTAGATCCTTCAACGGAAATTGGATTTACTACAACAGAGCTTGACCATGTAAAAGAGCTAATCAGTAAGCGTAAAGGTGTGCTGTACGAATTAGCCTTATTACTTCAGCTAGATCTGACGAACTTTACCGACTGTTGTGATTCGCTATCTATTGATGAGGTTGAGTCGTTGGGTAAAGATATACAGAAGTTCTACCCTCTAACGCGCTTTAACCGCTTAGGAGCTGAGTTAGACCGAATAGGACTTTCAGAATGGACACAGGAGGCATTTACTTGGGGTGACACGCCAACACTTTTCCGTGACTGCTTCAAATATACGTTTTATCGATCACTTGTTGAACACCAGTATGGTTCAAGAGATGAAATCCGTTATTTCGATCGAGTTGAGCATGAAAAGCAGATTGAGCAGTTCAGCTCCATAGACGGACAACTGTTCCACTTTGCTCAAGAGTCATTGGTTAAGCAGCTCTACGATAATTTACCCAACCCATCAGCAAGAGGTGAAGTGGAAACTCTAAGACGTGAGTTCAATAAGAAGCGTCGTCAAATGCCAATTAGACGACTGCTTAATAAATCAGGTCGTGTGATTCAGCAGATAAAGCCCGTATTTATGATGAGTCCAATGTCGATAGCTACTTACTTAGAGCCAGGTGTGGTTGATTTCGATTTGGTAATCTTCGATGAAGCGTCACAGGTTAAAGTTGCTGATGCTCTTGGGGCTATTATGCGCGGTAAACAGGTTGTCGTGGTTGGTGATACCAAGCAGATGCCGCCAACAAGTTTCTTCGGCAAACAATTAGTTTTAGATGATGAAGATGCAGAAGAAAGTCTAACTGCGGATATGGAAAGTATTCTAGGTATGTTCTTAGCGTCAGGTACACCAGAAAAAATGCTTAAATGGCACTACCGTAGTCGACATGAGTCATTGATTGCAGTCTCTAACCAGGAGTTTTATGACAATAAGCTGATGATTTTCCCTTCATCGGGCATTAACCCTCATGCGAAAGGTTTAAGTTTTAACTACTTGCCGAATACTACATACGATCGTGGTGGCTCAAGAAGTAACGTGGGAGAGGCGACAGAGGTTGCAGAAGCAGTAATTAAACACGCGAAGACTACGCCAAATCAAACATTAGGTGTTGTCGCATTTAGTACAGCTCAGCGTGATGCAATCCTTTTGGAAATTGAACGACTAAGAAAAGTGAACCCAGATCTTGAGGACTTCTTTGGAGAGCATGAGGAAGGGGAAGACTTCTTCGTTAAGAACCTTGAAAACGTGCAGGGTGACGAGCGTGACACTATTTTTATCAGTATCGGTTATGGTAAGACAAACGAAGGTCGTTTGCCAATGAGTTTCGGTCCACTAAACAGTGATGGTGGTGAACGAAGACTCAACGTTTCTTATCTCACGTGCTCGTATGTGTATGGAGGTATTTAG
- a CDS encoding DUF3320 domain-containing protein, giving the protein MPTTDASPFGVRALKNFLHYAETGDLVKRSETGKAPDSPFEEEVISSIRSLGYQVQPQVGCAGFYIDIAVRDPNKPGRYILAVECDGATYHSSKSARDRDRIRQSVLEGLGWRFHRIWSTDWFRNSHKETERLDDAIKSAIAYYEAFDSEPIVVDPVKSKPKASIERVEVEPQASAAVYQVFPTEQLYLGYGDTIPETSTAVLAQDILKVVELESPIHVKHLTIRLLSAVGSSRSGARINRSVLDGIGLLNRQGKVELDGEFIIAKSQGELTIRNRVELPSNERKYDLIYDGEIAKAAIETVKDTFSISSDDLVKSITEVLGFSSTSKAMRDRTETILSEQVQLGYLEIKGDIYHVV; this is encoded by the coding sequence ATGCCAACGACTGATGCATCTCCGTTTGGTGTTCGAGCGCTAAAGAACTTCTTACATTATGCTGAAACAGGTGATCTCGTTAAGCGCTCAGAAACAGGCAAAGCACCTGATTCACCTTTTGAAGAGGAGGTGATTTCTTCAATTCGCTCTCTAGGTTATCAAGTTCAACCACAAGTAGGTTGTGCAGGTTTCTACATTGATATTGCAGTGCGAGATCCAAATAAACCGGGTCGCTATATACTTGCAGTCGAGTGTGATGGCGCGACATACCATAGTTCAAAGAGTGCACGTGATAGAGACCGTATTCGTCAGAGTGTCCTTGAAGGACTTGGTTGGCGTTTCCACCGCATTTGGAGTACTGATTGGTTCCGTAACAGTCATAAAGAAACGGAAAGGTTAGATGATGCTATAAAGTCAGCTATTGCTTACTATGAAGCCTTTGATTCAGAGCCTATTGTTGTAGATCCTGTAAAATCAAAGCCAAAAGCGTCTATTGAAAGGGTGGAGGTTGAACCTCAGGCATCTGCTGCTGTTTACCAAGTTTTCCCTACAGAGCAGTTATACCTTGGGTATGGTGATACGATCCCAGAAACAAGCACGGCAGTCTTAGCTCAGGATATTCTCAAAGTTGTAGAGCTTGAATCTCCAATTCACGTCAAACATCTAACTATTCGTCTTTTGTCCGCGGTTGGCAGCTCTCGAAGTGGTGCTCGGATAAATCGCTCGGTTCTAGACGGTATCGGTTTACTCAATCGGCAAGGTAAAGTCGAATTAGACGGTGAATTTATTATTGCGAAAAGCCAAGGTGAACTTACGATTCGGAATCGAGTTGAACTCCCATCAAATGAGCGCAAGTATGATTTGATCTATGATGGCGAAATCGCAAAGGCCGCAATAGAGACTGTTAAGGATACTTTCTCTATATCTAGTGATGACTTAGTTAAATCGATTACGGAGGTACTCGGTTTTTCTAGCACAAGTAAAGCGATGAGAGATAGGACAGAAACAATACTGTCTGAGCAAGTTCAGTTAGGTTATTTGGAAATAAAGGGCGACATCTACCACGTTGTTTAG